Below is a window of Streptomyces sp. WMMB303 DNA.
TCATCACCAAGAACTGCATGCTCAGACCCTACTCCGGACTCCGTCCCCGGGGATCTTCGGCCGGGAATCCGGAGCCGCGAGCGCGACGTGATCCACGTCCACGCGCTCCGGACATCCGCCGCCCCCGATTCCCCGGCCGGGCCCTCAGCCGTCGCCCAGCGTGCGCTCCAGGAGGGGCAGCAGCCGGTCCCAGTGGCGCCGGTGCCCCGCCGGGCTGAAGGCGTCGGTGTCGGACATCGTGTAACCGTGCGCGGTGCCGGGGTAGATCTCCGAGGTGTAGCGGACCCCGGCGGCGTCCAGGGCCTGGTTGAGCTCACCGAGGGCCTCGGGCGTCAGATCGGTCTCGGCGTGCCCGAGGTGGATCTCGGCGGTGATCCTGGAGAGCAGGCGGTGCAGGCTGTCGGGCTCATCGGCGCCCACCGGCCCGTGGAATCCGGCGACGGCGGCCACCCGGTCGGGGAAGGCCGACGCCGTGCGCACCGCCAGCAGGCCGCCGATGCAGTAGCCCGTGACCGCGACGGGCCCGGGCCGGACCTCCGGCTGCGCGGTGAGGAACTCCAGACAGGACTCGGCGTCGCGCACGATCCGTTCGTCGGTGTGCGCCTGGATCAGGGGCATCAGCTTGCCGATGGCCTCGTCCCGGGCCGCGTCCCCGATGTGCTCGGGGAGTTCGATCACCGGAGCCGGACCGGTCCGGTAGAAGAAGTTGGGAACGAGCACGTAGTACCCGTGCCCGGCCAGTTCCTGGGCGAGTTCGCGCAGCACGGGCCGGTCGCCGAAAGCGTCCCCGTACATCAGCACCCCCGGGAGCGCCTCCGGGTGCTGTCCGGCACTGTCGGGAAGGGCGGCGAAAGCGTCGGCCCGACCGTCCACGGTGGGAATCGACAGCGTCTTGATGGGCATGGACCCTCCTGTCCGTTCGATCCCTCGAGCTTATGATCAGAACAGCCGGAACGGGGCGCCGCAGCACCGCCGGATACGGAAGACCGGTCCGTTCCCGGCCTCTTCACCCGGGAGATTCCCGCTCGTCTTCCTGCTCCGACCCGCCGGTCTCCGCGAGCAGCCTGCTCACCCGCCGCATGACGTCCACCTGCGCGGGGTTGTAGAGATCCACGAGGGCCCTGTCGATCGTCTCCCCGACGAACTCCTCACCCCGTGCGGCGTCGGCGGGCAGCGTGGCCAGTCCCGGATGCTGCCGGTACAGCGCCCGCAGGGAGGGCACCAGGCGCTCGGCCAGGTCGGCGCGGATCCGCTCGCCGGCGTCGCCGGGCAGCTTCTCGAACTCCTCACCAATCGGACCGATGGTCGGATTCCGCAGGAAGTCGGCGTAGGACTCCATGCCCTCGGGACCGAGCACGGTGCCCATGACGGTGACGAACGAGCGGTCCGCCTCGGGCATCGGGGTGTTCGCCGTCGTGGCGAACTCGGGCGGCAGATCGGTCGGCGCCGACTTGTCCAGGATCAGGGCGAGTTCCGCCCTGGCCCGTTGCAGGCGTTCGATCGTGGCCGCCAGTTCGGCATCGAGGGTGCGCAACGCGTCCTCCGGATGATCGTCGGTGGCGCCCATCTCGGCGATCCGGGACAGCGAGAACCCGAGGTCCACCAGGCGCTTGATCCGCAGCAGCCTGACGAGATGGGCCACGCCGTACTGCTTGTAGCCGTTGGCGCGACGCTCCGGCTCCTCGAGCAGGCCGACCTCGTGGTAGTGCCGTACCGCACGCAGGCTCGTGCCCGCGAGTTCGGCTATCTCCCGCGTGCTCCACGCCACGATGCTCCCGCTCCGTTCCACCGCTGGACGTCGGCGCGGCAGCGCCGACGGACCCAAGTCCAAACCATGCCGTCGCGGCATGGTCAAGTGCGGCATGGTCACATGCGGCCACGCGGACGACACCTCCCGCGAAGCCCCCGACCGGTGGCCCGAGCGCGACCCCTCCGGGCGGAAGGGCCGCCCGGCGGCGACACCCTCGACGGTGAACCGCTCGGAGAACGAGCTGGTCAGGAACCTTTGACGGGAACGTGATCCATCCCACAACAGCCGCAGCTTGAGTGTGCCGTAACGGCACAGTCTTTCGTGTTCCCCAGTTCACCCACCGCTCACGACGGAATCCGGGAGGGAACCGATGACCACGACCGATCAGCGCGCACTCACCTCCGCCGAAGCCGCGCCGGGAGCCAGGGCCGCGGCCGATGCCGCACCCGGCGGCGCGGCCGGAACCCCGGGCGGCACACCGGCCGATGCACGCAGGCTCGCCCCGGACCCGGAAGCCGCGGCCGCCGAGCCCGCCCCGGCGGTGTCGTCGCAGCAGAAGCTGCTCGACCAACTCGGCGGCACCCGGGGAATGGTCTGCACGGCGATCCCGGTCGCGGCGTTCGTCGCGGCCGACGCGGCCGTCCCGCTGCCGATCGCGATCGGCGTCGCCCTCGCTCTGGCGGCCGCGATCACCGTCTGGCGCATGGTGCGGGGCGAGCGCTTCGCCACGGCGGTCGGCGGTCTCGTCGGGGTGGCCACCGCCGGCGGCGTCTCGGCATGGACGGGCTCGGCGGGCGACTTCTTCCTTATCGGCATCTGGGCGAGCTTCGCCGGAGCGCTGGTCCTGCTCGGCTCGCTCCTCGCGCGAAGGCCGCTGACCGGCGTGCTGTGGAACGTGTCGCACGGCAACACGTACGCGTGGCGCGGCGACCGGCCCAGCCTGCTCGCACACGACGTCGCCACCGGCACGCTGACCGTCCTGCTCGCGGCCAGGTTCGCCGTACAGCAGTGGCTCTACCTGTCCGACGCCACCGGCTGGCTGGCCGTGGCCAAGATCGCCATGGGCACCCCGCTGCTGGCACCGGCGCTGCTGGTCGTCTTCTGGTCGTTCCGCCGCTCGACGAGGCGGCTGGTCCGCTGACCGGGCCTGCCGCGCGCCGTTGGCCCCCGCCCTGCGCCCCGCCCCGCCCCGCCCCGGCTCACGGCTCCGGCTCACGGCTCCGGCTCGCGGCGCGGCGGCCGTCGCCCAGCGGACAATCGCACGGTGCAACTCCCCTACGTCCACCGCGTCAGTCCCCACGACCCCGCCGGGTGCCCTGACGAACCCGGCCGCCGCACCGGCGGCGCGGACGGCGCCGACACGACGAACACGGCACGCCGGTTCCGCAGCTCGCACCGGCCGGCGCCGACGGCACGCCCCTCGGGCCCGGCACCACCCAGGTGCGGAAGATCCGGTAGCAGCCGGCCCTCAGCGGGCTCCGGGCCGGCGCAGCGGCCGACGAGAGCGGGCGCCGGCCCCGCGCCCCGGGCCGAGGCCTTCCGCACCCGGCCACGGGCGTCCGCCGCGCGCTCTTCCGCCGACAGTGAAGACCGGCCCGATCGGACCCGGCGGCCAGTAACGTCCGGACTCACGACGATCAGCACCCGCGAGGTCGAGTACCCGGCCGACGGCCTCACGATGATCGGGCACCTCGCCCTCCCGGCCGGTACCGGCCCTCGGCCCGGCGTCCTGGTCGGCCCCGAGGGGCCGGGCCTGAACGACTTCCAGCGCCGCCGGGCCGACGCCCTCGCCGAACTCGGCTACGTGGCCCTGCCCTTCGACCTGCACGGCGGCGGACACTGGTTCACCGACCCCGAGGAGATGCTGGCACGTACGACCCCGCTCCTCGCCGACCCCGACCGGCTGCGGGACATCGGCCGTGCGGCACTCGACGTGCTGTGCGCCGAGCCGCTGACCGACCCCGACCGGATCGCCGCCGTCGGCTACGGCACCGGAGGTGCCATCGCGCTGGAACTCGGGCGCGCCGGGGTCGACCTGCGGGCGATCGGCACGGTCAACGCGGTGACCACGGGCCGACCGGGCGAGGCGGCGCACATCCGCTGCCCCGTGTGGGCCGGGGTCGGCTCCGAGGACCCGATCATGCCCGCCGAGCAACGGGACGCCTTCGCGGCCGAGATGCAGGCCGCGGGCGTCGACTGGCGCCTGGTGGTCTACGGCCGCGCCCTGCACGCCTTCCACTACCCGCCCGTCGACCAGACCACCGTCCCCGGCGTCGCACACCACCCCCGGCACGCGCAGCGAGCCTGGCGCGACATCGTCGACCTGCTCACCGAGTGCGTACCGGTGACGGAGTGAACCGGCGGGTCAGGGACTTCCGCGCCCTGACCCGGCTGACCCGGCGCCGGAGGGTCCCCGCTGCGATCCCGGCTGCCGGCCCACGCCCCGGGGCACGGCTCTCATCGGCGGGCCCCCGCCGCCCGTCCGGACTCCGGACCGCAGCGGGCCCGGGGGCGGACGCCTGCCCGGGGAGGGTCCTCAGTCGAGGCAGAACTCGTTGCCCTCGACGTCCTGCATCACGAGGCAGGACTCGTTCTCCTCGTCGGCGAGCAGGAGACGCACGCGCTGCGCGCCGAGGGCGACCAGCCGCGCGCACTCGGCCTCCAGCGCGGCGATCCGCTCCTCGCCCACCAGCCCGGTACCGGTCCGCACATCGAGGTGCAGACGGTTCTTGGCGACCTTGCCCTCGGGAACCCGCTGGAAGAACAACCGCGGACCCGCGCTCGAGGGGTCACTGCAGGCGAACGCGGCGTCCCTGCGCTCCGGCGGCAGCGAGCGGTTGTACTCGTCCCAGGTGCCGAACCCCTCCGGCGGCGGCGGTACGACGTACCCCAGCACCTCGCACCAGAAACGGGCGACGCGCTCGGGCGACGCGCAGTCGAAGGTGACCTGGAATTCCTTGATCGACGCCATCGGCCCACCCTAGCGGCACGTACCGCTCCGCGGCCCCTGAGGGGACGCCGTTGTCACGCGGAGCGCGGCCTCGCAGGCACCCGCTGCTCAGCCGGGCCGGACTACCGTTGCGTCCGGACCACCGCTGCGTCCCGGTCAGCCGACCCGGCCGACGAGTGCCGAGACATGGACCTGCTCGGGGAACAGTTCGACAGGCGGCAGTGCCTTCCGGAGCAGGTCCTCGAATGCCGGTCGCTGCTCGGCCGCAGGCAGTTGCTCCGCGGGGACGGCGGAGTAGAGACCGCCGACGACCTGCTCGAAGGTGAGTTCTTCGGTGTAGGACACCGCTGTGCTCCGCACGTCGGAGAAACCGGCCTCCTTCAGGGACTCGGCGTACCGGATCCGGTCCTGCTCGGCCGTCCCGCAGGACGCGGTGAGTCCGGTGCCGAAGTACTCCTCCAGGCAGCCGCGCAGCGCGCCGGACCAGTCGGAGTCCTGCTGCCAGAGCGGCGCCCCGTTGGCGAGCACGGCGATGCCTCCGCCCGCGCGGAACAGCGGCAACAGGTCCCGGAAGAGCGCGTCGTGCCGCATCCAGTGGAGGGCCTGTCCGATGACGGCCATCGCAAGGGGGGACGCCCGTCCCAGCAGCGCGCCGAGCGCGGGGACATCGGTGTCGGCGCCGAGCACCCAGGTCACATTGGCCGCCCCCCGCGCACCGGATCTCTCGCGCGCGAGGCGCAGCATGTCCGGCTCGGGGTCCATCCCGAGCACCGAGCGGACTCGCCGCGCGAGCGGAAGGGCGAGCTGCCCTGTGCCGCAGCCGAGGTCCAGGACGCAGTCGGCCGCTGTCAGGGAGAAGTACTCCTGGAGGGTGTCCAGCACGCTCTCCGGGTATCCCCGCCGGAATCTCGCGTAGTGCTCCGCCACTTCACCACTGAACCCCACAGTCATGAGAACACTGTGTCGGCCGCCGGTCCTTCTGCACAGCTTCCCGCATGCCGATCGCTGCGGGCGGAACGCCACCGGCCGCGGCGGCCGGGAGCCGGCCTCACGCCACGGCGCGGTCGCTCTCTCAGCGCGGGGGGACGCCCTCGTCCGCGCTCCGACCACGGCCCCGCCCGGCGGACCGCGGCGCCGGGGGCAGGAGCCGGCTGCCGAGCAGTACGGCGCAGGACGCCGTGGTCAGCAGCCCGCCGACGAGGAAGGCGGCGCGCACGTCGGCGGACGCCAGGACCAGTCCGCCGAGTGCGGCGCCTGCGGCGATACCGGCGTTGTAGAGGCCCGAGTTGGCCGCGAGGGCGAGGTCGGTGCGGCTCGGCGCGCAGTGCAGCATCGCGTGCTGCGTGGCCATGAACACCGGGCCGAGTGCGCCGCCCATCAGCACCAGGAACGCACTGCGGCCACCGGGTCGCTGCCGACCGCGTACAGCCCGAGCATGCCCACCGCCTGGGTGCCCACGGCCGTGGTCAGCGCGGCCTGCGGACAGCGGTCCAGCAGCAGCCCGGTGAGGGTGACCCCGACCAGACACGCCGCACCGAAGGCCAGGAACAGGACGCTGATCGCACCCGGAGAACAGCCGCTCACCTCGCTCAGGAAGGCCGCGAGGTAGGTGTATCCCGCGAACGCTCCGGTGGCGGAGAGCGTGCCGGCCAGCAGCACGGTCCCGAACCGGCGGGCGTCGGGGCTGGTCCCGTACGCGGCGGGCTCCCGGTCCGGGCGCGCGGTCGGCAGCAGCGCGGCGACGGGCAGCGGGGCGACGCAGCCCAGTGCCGCCAGCACGGTGACGGGCGCGGGCCAGCCGTGCCGCCACCCCAGCCAGGTCCCGGCGGTCACACCGAACACCAGGGCGAGCGACCCCGCGACGGAGATCGCGCCGACCACTTCTCCATGGTGCTGCGATAGGGAAGCCCCGAACCCGCCCTCGCCGCCCGGATCTGCACGTGGTGATGTGCTGTGCGCTGTGCACTGTTACCTGTATGCGGTGCTGAGCTGCACTGTGCGTGGGGAGTCGAACCCCTGCGTTGCTCTTCACGCGCCAGGAGTGGGCTGGAAGACCGCCGGCCCTCGGTGTGTGCACGCCTCCGAAGCAGCTACCTGCTCCATATCGCCGAGCCCGTTGGACTGCTCAGTCCAACAGGTCGACCTCCCAGTTCGTACGCTGGATCCGCACATCGACCTCGCGGATCTCTCGGGCGAGCGCATCTGCCTGTCCGCGCAGTTCCGCGACCGGAAGCGCGGAAAGCATCATCAGCTCGGACCGAAGCTGCCGACCGTATCCCCGCTCGCCCTTACCCGCTGCCGCGTCCGCCGCCGCAGTGACCACAGAGTGACGCAACCGCAGGACATCCCGGCGCGCGAGGGCATCGGTGAGCGTCCCATCCGGTTCCAACTCCACGGCGGCGTTGGTCCGATTGATCCGCCGGATCAACGTTTCCAGAGCATCCAGCACCGCACCGGCCTCAGCCAAGAGCTGGGCCGCGTCCTCGGCGGGTGTCTCCCCTTCCTGGTATCGCGCGCTGCTGACGACGCGGGCTCGAAGCTGTTCCACACGCCGCGTCGCCTCCGCACGTTCTGCCAGTGCCTCAGCAAGCTTCACTGTCCCCACCTCCCCCTCCATGTGCTCGCACGAGTATACGAATGCGAATCAGCTCATGCGCACCTGGATTCTGCTCGGGAAGGCCGTCGAGGACCCCGGATCCGTTCGCCGGTGCTGACGGTCAGCACTTGCCGGCACCTCCACCGCGGCGGCCTCCCGGGACGGACCGTGAGCCGCTGCACGAGCGTCGCGAACAGGCAGTGTGGGACCGAGCGGTCAGCCGAGCCGGGATGCGATCCGGCGACGGGCAGCTCCCCAGACTTCCTCGAACTCCTCGAAGGTGAGTTGCTCGGGATCGTGGCCTTCCCATTCCGAGACGGGCGGCTCGGCGGTGATCCCGAACCTGCTGTCGTACTCCTCGAGGCGGCCTGCGTCGCGGGCCTGCTGCCACTCGGTGAGGGAGGCAGCTGCGATCGGGATCCGTTCAGGCCCTTCGAGTTCGACCTGCCGGACCACCCAGCCTTCGGCGTCGACCTCGAAGTAGAACCAGGTGTCTTCCACGTCCCAGTAGCAGCGCATCCATGTGGTCACCGGGCCATGTTGTCAGGCCGGACACGCCGTGCCACTCCGCTCTGTCTCATGGTTGAGCGATGAACCCTGCCGATCGGTCGAGCTGAAAAGGCGAGCCGGAACGGGTCGGATCCCAGCCTTGATTCCGTGCTTCTCGGATGCTGGCAGCAACGTGAGCTGGACGAATCGGCTCCGTCTCGACGCCAACCCAGTTACTGGAATGGGCCTGATCGCTGATGACGATCAAGATCGTGCCCGGCTGGCTGCCGCCGGCCGCTTCGACCGCGTAGGTCATCGGTGTCCAGCAGAGTCCCTGCATGTAGGAGGGCTTTCTGCGGATCCTCCAGCGGTACTCGATCCCGTCGACAGTTATGCGCCGGGAACCCTTCCTGTTCAGCGTCATCTTCCCCCCTTCGCTGCTGGGCCCCAGCGCCGTGCAACAGGTCCGCCCCAGCCGGAATTTTCCGAGCGGCTGTGACGACGCGTTTCCCGAAGGGGCCGGCTTCATGGCGGTGGCGCGTTCGGACATTCCCGAGTCGGCGTTGCCCCCGGCAGCACGATGCTCCCGCCCAACCCGCCGACGGAAGCACACCACAACACGTCAGGTCTGGGCCATGTCGACGAAGCGGGAGTAGTGGCCCTGGAAGGCGACCGTGATGGTGGCGGTGGGGCCGTTGCGGTGCTTGGCGACGATGAGGTCCGCCTCGCCCGCGCGCGGGGACTCCTTCTCGTAGGCGTCCTCGCGGTGCAGCAGGATCACCATGTCCGCGTCCTGCTCGATGGAGCCGGACTCACGCAGGTCGGAGACCATCGGCTTCTTGTCGGTGCGCTGTTCGGGTCCCCGGTTGAGCTGGGAGAGGGCGATGACCGGGACTTCCAGCTCCTTGGCCAGCAGCTTGAGGTTACGGGACATCTCCGAGACCTCCTGCTGACGGCTCTCGGGGCGGCGGGAGCCGCCCGTCTGCATCAGCTGGAGGTAGTCGATGACGATCAGCTGGAGGTCGTTGCGCTGCTTGAGGCGGCGGCACTTGGCGCGGATCTCCATCATCGACAGGTTCGGCGAGTCGTCGATGTACAGGGGCGCGTCGGTGACCTGCGGCATCTGACGGGCCAGCCGGGTCCAGTCCTCGTCCGTCATCGAACCCGAGCGCATGTGGTGCAGCGCCACCCGGGCCTCGGCGGACAGCAGGCGCATCGCGATCTCGTTGCGGCCCATCTCCAGGGAGAAGATCACGCTGGGCATGGTGTGCTTGATGGAGCAGGCGCGGGCGAAGTCCAGGGCGAGGGTGGAGTTGTGCGTGGGCACCATCGCCCGACCGGCCAGATAGAGGCTGTCGGCATTGTCCACCTGCACGCAGCGCACCGGAACGCTGGGCACCGGGCGCACCTCGGTGATGAACCGGGCATCCGCACGGGGGGCGTGTGCCGGCCTGCGCTCCTTGTGGAGCAGCCGCTTCCGCTCCAGCCGGAAGACCTCGTCGGGGGTGGTGAAGGTGATCTCGTGGAGCACCGGGCCCGTCGGGGAGTCCACGCGGGGGCCGTGGTCCTCGCAGAGGCCCTGGCCTTCGTGCTCCTCGTCCCCGCCCCCGTCCCGCAGCCGGCGGGTGGTCCAGGCGCAGCGGTAGCCGAGACCGAGCAGCAGTTCGCGGAAGTCCTCGGCGAACTGCCGACGGGTGACGGCGAAGCTGACGGCGCCCGCTTCTCCGACCGTGCCGTGGGTGTCCAGCAGTCCGGCCAGGAGCGCCCGGCGCTGGGGCTCGGAGGCCCGCAGATAGCTCCGCGGGATGCGCTTGCTCTCCGTCATCCCCATCGTACGGAGAACCGTCCGGGCGCTCCCGGACGGCACCGGAGCGCCGGGCGGGTGGAACGCGTGGCTCGATGTGTGGCCGATCCGGGAGGTGGCGTATCCGTCGGCTCCGAGCTGGAGCAGCACCTCGGGTTCGTCGGTGGTGACCCGGAGCGTGTCGGCTGCCCCGTCGTCGTCGGTGGCGCTGTCGACGTCGAAGGCCACGTCGCCGTCGGGGGATCCGCCGAGCCAGGCGCCCAGGCTGTACGGCGCGAGCGGCAGTTGGCGCTCCGGCAGGTCCAGCGGGGCCGTGTTCCGCACCGAGTGGTCGAGGCGGCGGTCGGACGTGGAGTGCAGCGTCTCGGCGAGCTGCCGGGTGGTGCGCACCGCCGGGAGGTCCTGCGGGGGCCGGCCGTCGCCGCTGCGGGCCGCTTCCCGCGCGGCCCGGCGGGAGGCACGGGTGTCCGTGAGCCACTGGTGCTCGGCGTCGGCGACGAGCACGGTGCCGTCGTCGAACCGGACCTCGTAGCAGGGACGGTCCGTCATGACCTCGGTGGCGGCGGTGACGCGGGTGGCGCGGCCGTGCGCGTCCAGCAGCCGCTCCCCGACCTTCACCTCGCCCATCGTCGTCCACCCGGAGGGGGTGGGGAGGGGCGTGTCCAGCGCGAGGGCCTTGCCCATGGCGGGACGGGCGGCGATGACGATCATCTGGCCGGGGTGCAGGCCGTTGGTGAGCGAGTCGAGGTCGGTGAAGCCGGTGGGGACGCCGGTCATCTGGCCGCTGCGGGAGCCGATGGCCTCGATCTCGTCGAGGGCGCCCTCCATGATGTCGCCGAGCGGAAGGTAGTCCTCGGAGGTGCGCTGCTCGGTGACGGCGTAGATCTCGGCCTGTGCGCCGTTGACGATGTCGTCCACGTCGCCGTCCGCCGCATAGCCCATCTGGGTGATGCGGGTGCCGGCCTCGACCAGGCGGCGCAGGATGGCGCGTTCGTGGACGATCTCCGCGTAGTACTCGGCGTTGGCCGCGGTGGGGACGGCCTGGACCAGCGCCTGGACGTAGCCGGGGCCGCCGACCCGGGCGATCTCCCCGCGCCGGGTGAGTTCGGCGGTGACGGTGATGGGGTCGGCGGGCTCGCCCTTGGCGTAGAGGTCGAGGATGGCCTGGTAGACCGTCTCGTGCGCCGGGCGGTAGAAGTCGACGCCCTTGAGGACCTCGACCACGTCGGCGATGGCGTCCTTGGACAGCAGCATGCCGCCGAGGACGGATTTCTCCGCCTCCAGGTCCTGCGGGGGCACCCGCTCGAACCCGCCTGCCGGGCCCTCGGCTCCGCGGTCGTGCTGCTCGGGCAGGCCGGGTCCGGAGCGCTCCGCGCCGGGGCCGGAGCGGGAGCCGCCCGGCCCGCCGTTGCTTCCGCTGCCGTTGCGCCTGCGGCTCTGCGGCGGCTGCGCCGTCAGGGCGAAGCCCTCCTCGGTGGCGAGGTCGGCGGCCCAGGGGTCCTCCACGTGCTCGGGCTGCTGGGTCACCCCGCTTCGCCTCCTCCCACAGGTCCCGTCGTAGGGCACAGTCTTACGGCACAGCACTGACAAACGCTGGCAATCGGGCCGCCCGGCCCGGGTCACGGCGCGTCGCTGCGACGGTGTGGAAAGGGGAAACGCTGAAAACGGGCTGCACGGGCGCTGGTACACCGTAGGTGGCCCGCACGGTTCAGCCAATCACCTTATCCACAGGGTGGTGTGGACAGTCGGGGTCAACCTGTGGAGAAGCCGCCGAAAGCTGTGCACGAGTCGGGGGACAGTGCTGTGGATTACTTCCCAACCTCGCCAGGCCAGCTACTCTGACCTGCACTTTCACCGTCCACGCCCTGTGCGGTGAAAAAACTTTCCGTCGGCACCCCCGGGAGGGTCACCGAGGGTGTTCGCGCCTGTCGCGTACACCGTAAAGTAAGTGTCACAAGCCAATTGTGCTCATTACCTGTGGATGTTTGGATCGAACCCATGAGCCCCGCTTCCCCGACCACGCGCACCGCCGTGCGACGCCACGACCGTGAGATCATCGCGCTCGCCCTCCCCGCCTTCGGCGCACTCGTCGCGGAGCCCCTCTTCGTCATGGCCGACAGCGCCATCGTCGGCCACCTCGGCACCCCCCAGCTCGCCGGGCTCGGCGTCGCCGCGGCGCTGCTGCAGACCGGTGTGAACATCTTCGTCTTCCTCGCCTACGCCACCACCGCCGCCGTCGCCCGCCGGCTGGGCGCCGACGATCTGCCCGCCGCACTCCGGCAGGGCCTCGACGGCATCTGGCTGGCGCTCCTGCTGGGCGGACTCGTCGTGGCAACCGTACTGCCCACGGCCCCCTGGCTGATCGACGCGTTCGGCGCCTCCCCGACCGCGGCGCCGCCCGGCACCACCTACCTGCGCATCAGCGCGCTCGGCATCCCGGCCATGCTCGTCGTCCTCGCCGCGACCGGCGTGCTGCGCGGCCTCCAGGACACCAGGACCCCGCTGTACGTGGCCGTCGGCGGGTTCAGCGCCAACGCGGCGCTCAACGCGCTGCTCGTCTACGGCGCGGGACTCGGCATCGCCGGTTCCGCCTGGGGCACGGTGCTCGCGCAGTGGGGGATGGCCGCAGTCTATCTCACCGTGGTGGTGCGCGCCGCGCTGCGGCACCGCGCCTCGCTCCGTCCCGACCTCGCCGGGATCCGGGCCAGCGGGCGGGCCGGGGCCCCGCTGCTGATCCGGACGCTCTCGCTGCGCGCCGTTCTGCTGATCGCCACCGTGGTGGCGGCACGCATGGGCGACGCCGACATCGCGGCCCACCAGATCACCCTCACCCTCTGGTCGCTGCTCGCCTTCGCGCTGGACGCCATCGCCATCGCCGGTCAGGCCATCATCGGGCGCTGTCTCGGCGCCTCCGACGCCGAGGGCGCCACGGCGGCCTGCCGGCGGATGGTGCTGTGGGGCGTGGTCTCCGGGGTGGTGCTGGGGGCGCTGGTCGCACTGGTGCGGCCGCTGTTCATGCCGCTGTTCACGACGGACCAGAGCGTGATCGACCAGCTCACCCCGGTACTGCTGGTGGTGGCCGTCACCCAGCCGATCGCGGGCGTGGTGTTCGTGCTCGACGGGGTGCTCATGGGCGCCGGGGACGGCCCCTACCTGGCGGGCGCCATGCTGGTCACCCTGGCGGTCTTCGCGCCGGTCGCGCTGGCGGTACCGGCGCTCGGCGGCGGGCTCACCTCGCTGTGGTGGACGGTCGCCGGACTGATGATGGCCACCCGGCTGGTCACCCTGGCTCTGCGGGCCCGCTCGGGGCGCTGGGCCGTCACCGGCGCGGTACGCGCCTGACGGGCGGGCCGGGTGGAGGCGCCTGACGGAGGCGGGGCGCCTGGGTACGACGCGGCTGAGGCGGCCCCGGTACGACGCAGCAGGGCGCACCCCCGGAAGGGAGTGCGCCCTGCTGCGTGTCTCAACCGGCTGAGGCCGGCCGCGGCCGGCCTCAGCCATCCCCGTCGCGCGCGGCGTCAGGCCGCTGCGACGTCGACGCCTACCGTGGCGGTCACATCGGCGTGCAGCCGCACGGCGACCTGGTGGGCGCCCAGCGACTTGATGGGCGAGCCCACCTCGATGCGGCGCTTGTCCACGTCGGGGCCGCCGGACGCCTTGATGGCGTCGGCGATGTCCGCCTGGGTGACGGAGCCGAACAGCCGGCCCTGCTCCCCGGCGCGCACCGTGAGGCCGACGCGCAGGCTCTCGAGCCGGCTCTTGATCTCGTCGGCCTGCTCGATCGTCGCGATCTCGCGGATCTTGCGGGCGCGGCGGATCTGCTCGACGTCCTTCTCGCCGCCCTTGGTCCAGCGGATCGCGAAACCGCGCGGGACCAGGTAGTTGCG
It encodes the following:
- a CDS encoding dienelactone hydrolase family protein — translated: MPIKTLSIPTVDGRADAFAALPDSAGQHPEALPGVLMYGDAFGDRPVLRELAQELAGHGYYVLVPNFFYRTGPAPVIELPEHIGDAARDEAIGKLMPLIQAHTDERIVRDAESCLEFLTAQPEVRPGPVAVTGYCIGGLLAVRTASAFPDRVAAVAGFHGPVGADEPDSLHRLLSRITAEIHLGHAETDLTPEALGELNQALDAAGVRYTSEIYPGTAHGYTMSDTDAFSPAGHRRHWDRLLPLLERTLGDG
- a CDS encoding MerR family transcriptional regulator; translation: MAWSTREIAELAGTSLRAVRHYHEVGLLEEPERRANGYKQYGVAHLVRLLRIKRLVDLGFSLSRIAEMGATDDHPEDALRTLDAELAATIERLQRARAELALILDKSAPTDLPPEFATTANTPMPEADRSFVTVMGTVLGPEGMESYADFLRNPTIGPIGEEFEKLPGDAGERIRADLAERLVPSLRALYRQHPGLATLPADAARGEEFVGETIDRALVDLYNPAQVDVMRRVSRLLAETGGSEQEDERESPG
- a CDS encoding DUF3159 domain-containing protein produces the protein MTTTDQRALTSAEAAPGARAAADAAPGGAAGTPGGTPADARRLAPDPEAAAAEPAPAVSSQQKLLDQLGGTRGMVCTAIPVAAFVAADAAVPLPIAIGVALALAAAITVWRMVRGERFATAVGGLVGVATAGGVSAWTGSAGDFFLIGIWASFAGALVLLGSLLARRPLTGVLWNVSHGNTYAWRGDRPSLLAHDVATGTLTVLLAARFAVQQWLYLSDATGWLAVAKIAMGTPLLAPALLVVFWSFRRSTRRLVR
- a CDS encoding dienelactone hydrolase family protein, encoding MIGHLALPAGTGPRPGVLVGPEGPGLNDFQRRRADALAELGYVALPFDLHGGGHWFTDPEEMLARTTPLLADPDRLRDIGRAALDVLCAEPLTDPDRIAAVGYGTGGAIALELGRAGVDLRAIGTVNAVTTGRPGEAAHIRCPVWAGVGSEDPIMPAEQRDAFAAEMQAAGVDWRLVVYGRALHAFHYPPVDQTTVPGVAHHPRHAQRAWRDIVDLLTECVPVTE
- a CDS encoding VOC family protein produces the protein MASIKEFQVTFDCASPERVARFWCEVLGYVVPPPPEGFGTWDEYNRSLPPERRDAAFACSDPSSAGPRLFFQRVPEGKVAKNRLHLDVRTGTGLVGEERIAALEAECARLVALGAQRVRLLLADEENESCLVMQDVEGNEFCLD
- a CDS encoding methyltransferase domain-containing protein codes for the protein MTVGFSGEVAEHYARFRRGYPESVLDTLQEYFSLTAADCVLDLGCGTGQLALPLARRVRSVLGMDPEPDMLRLARERSGARGAANVTWVLGADTDVPALGALLGRASPLAMAVIGQALHWMRHDALFRDLLPLFRAGGGIAVLANGAPLWQQDSDWSGALRGCLEEYFGTGLTASCGTAEQDRIRYAESLKEAGFSDVRSTAVSYTEELTFEQVVGGLYSAVPAEQLPAAEQRPAFEDLLRKALPPVELFPEQVHVSALVGRVG
- a CDS encoding DIP1984 family protein produces the protein MKLAEALAERAEATRRVEQLRARVVSSARYQEGETPAEDAAQLLAEAGAVLDALETLIRRINRTNAAVELEPDGTLTDALARRDVLRLRHSVVTAAADAAAGKGERGYGRQLRSELMMLSALPVAELRGQADALAREIREVDVRIQRTNWEVDLLD